The following proteins are encoded in a genomic region of Methanobrevibacter gottschalkii DSM 11977:
- a CDS encoding phosphopantothenate/pantothenate synthetase, translating into MIPKSHPRYESLLLRDKMVKASKEGYLADSALIAHGRGEAFDYLIGEKTTYPAKRAMYVAVAALLLSNNPVISVNGNATALAIDEIIEFANAINAKIEINLFYKTNERVKIITKLYEDHGYRNILGGLDDDIEYINDIENNRASASKNGIYTADTILIPLEDGDRAEILKKSGKNILTIDLNPLSRTSKMSDVSIMDNIVRAIPFMTQIANDLKTQDKKILVELVNEFDNEENLKESLEQIKVKE; encoded by the coding sequence ATGATACCCAAATCACACCCTCGATACGAATCATTACTTTTAAGAGATAAAATGGTTAAAGCTTCCAAAGAGGGTTATTTAGCGGATTCAGCTTTAATTGCACATGGTAGAGGCGAAGCTTTTGATTATCTGATTGGTGAGAAAACAACATATCCTGCAAAAAGAGCAATGTATGTTGCTGTTGCAGCACTGCTTTTATCAAACAACCCTGTGATTTCAGTTAATGGAAATGCAACCGCATTAGCTATTGATGAAATAATTGAATTTGCCAATGCCATTAATGCTAAAATTGAAATTAATTTATTCTACAAAACCAACGAAAGAGTTAAAATAATTACCAAATTATATGAAGATCACGGTTACAGAAACATACTTGGTGGTCTTGATGATGATATTGAATACATCAATGATATAGAAAATAATAGGGCTAGTGCAAGTAAAAATGGAATTTACACAGCAGATACAATATTAATTCCTCTTGAAGATGGAGATAGAGCAGAAATATTGAAAAAAAGTGGTAAAAATATTCTAACAATTGATTTGAACCCACTTTCTAGAACATCCAAAATGTCTGATGTATCAATTATGGACAATATTGTTCGTGCAATACCTTTTATGACACAAATAGCTAATGATTTGAAAACTCAGGATAAAAAAATACTAGTTGAACTTGTTAATGAATTTGACAATGAAGAAAATCTAAAAGAATCTTTAGAACAAATTAAAGTAAAAGAGTGA
- a CDS encoding class III signal peptide-containing protein — translation MVKESGAQISLEYMLIFSISLVILIVFTLPLAENSIRNTLDVSDSLNVKSDLSKIANAIKQVYGEGQGSRQTIKIESNKKLKINIANSHVSTSFKLKSNSKKDIKEHVMSNIGKTTISLNKGENVIIVEWPVNSKNMLIYTV, via the coding sequence ATGGTTAAAGAAAGTGGTGCTCAGATTTCATTAGAGTATATGTTAATTTTTTCAATATCACTGGTTATTTTAATTGTTTTTACATTACCTCTAGCTGAAAATTCAATTAGAAATACTCTTGATGTTTCCGATTCTTTAAATGTGAAATCAGATTTATCAAAAATAGCTAATGCAATTAAGCAAGTTTATGGTGAAGGTCAAGGATCAAGACAAACAATTAAAATTGAAAGTAACAAGAAACTTAAAATTAATATAGCAAACAGTCATGTTTCAACAAGTTTTAAACTTAAAAGTAATTCCAAAAAGGATATAAAAGAGCATGTAATGTCAAATATTGGGAAAACAACCATCTCATTAAATAAAGGTGAAAATGTGATAATTGTGGAATGGCCTGTTAATTCTAAAAATATGTTAATTTATACAGTATAA
- a CDS encoding A24 family peptidase — MIITTIFLIQIIITVLFSIMAAIYDIKSNIVPNKLNYSLIFFGLFSNLILSIISNNIKYILASFISMFITYAVTYMLWKLNIWGGGDVKLFTAIATVIPSGLNINFLNIFPQLSVYPFSFSVVINSILVSFPFLVIFVTHLIFKNKVFMGNIDFLVNIFNIESLKYIKNSTLNKLIPIKDLKEGMIVNDYYFNNEHIIELLSEMGGNLEIYKSNRNDFKYYFKSQSAGGITNEEVWQLKIMNSQDIISDNISIKLSFPFAPAIFLGLVIAIVYGDMMMLIIKNIFLVI, encoded by the coding sequence ATGATTATTACTACTATATTCCTGATTCAAATTATTATAACAGTTTTATTTTCAATAATGGCTGCAATTTATGATATAAAAAGTAATATTGTTCCAAACAAATTAAATTATTCTTTGATATTTTTTGGCTTATTTTCAAATTTAATTTTATCAATAATTTCAAATAATATTAAATATATTTTAGCTTCTTTTATTTCAATGTTTATTACATATGCTGTAACTTATATGTTATGGAAATTAAATATTTGGGGAGGAGGAGATGTAAAGTTATTTACAGCAATTGCAACAGTAATACCATCTGGTCTTAATATCAACTTTTTGAATATTTTTCCACAATTGTCCGTATATCCATTTTCATTTAGTGTTGTAATTAATAGTATTTTAGTATCATTTCCATTTTTGGTAATCTTTGTCACTCATTTAATATTTAAAAATAAAGTGTTTATGGGCAATATTGATTTTCTAGTCAATATCTTTAACATTGAAAGTCTGAAATATATAAAAAATTCAACTTTAAACAAATTAATTCCTATTAAGGATTTAAAGGAAGGAATGATAGTCAATGATTATTATTTTAATAATGAGCACATTATTGAACTTTTAAGTGAGATGGGAGGTAATTTGGAGATTTATAAATCAAACCGCAATGATTTCAAATATTATTTTAAATCACAAAGTGCAGGCGGAATAACAAATGAGGAAGTATGGCAGCTTAAAATTATGAATTCACAAGATATAATTTCCGATAATATATCAATTAAATTATCATTTCCATTTGCTCCAGCAATATTTTTAGGATTGGTAATAGCTATAGTGTATGGGGATATGATGATGTTGATCATTAAAAACATATTCTTGGTGATATGA
- a CDS encoding nucleoside monophosphate kinase, with the protein MQVMGISGLPGSGKSLVSKIAIERGAKIVSMGDIIREESKKRGESTKETAQNLRAEFGQYIVSELTIKKIKKLQEEGFESKIIVEGIRSPHEVNMFKKNFENFIILSIFANPTLRFERLKNRMREDDSTDYVEFKARDQMELDFGIGDVISLSDKIIINETDLESYTNSINKFLDEIEL; encoded by the coding sequence ATGCAAGTAATGGGAATATCAGGCCTACCAGGATCTGGAAAAAGTTTAGTTTCTAAAATTGCAATTGAAAGAGGAGCAAAAATTGTAAGTATGGGAGATATCATACGTGAAGAATCTAAAAAAAGAGGAGAAAGCACTAAAGAAACTGCCCAAAATTTAAGAGCAGAATTTGGACAGTACATTGTTTCTGAACTAACTATTAAAAAAATTAAAAAACTTCAAGAAGAAGGATTTGAAAGTAAAATTATTGTTGAAGGTATTAGAAGTCCTCATGAAGTTAACATGTTTAAAAAAAACTTTGAAAATTTTATTATTTTATCAATTTTTGCAAATCCGACTTTAAGATTTGAAAGATTAAAAAATAGAATGAGAGAAGACGATTCCACTGATTATGTTGAATTTAAAGCAAGAGACCAAATGGAATTAGATTTTGGAATTGGTGATGTAATCTCACTTTCTGATAAAATAATCATTAATGAAACAGATTTGGAAAGCTATACAAACAGCATAAATAAATTTTTAGATGAAATTGAATTATAA
- a CDS encoding GNAT family N-acetyltransferase — protein sequence MDGIVYKNTHNFSKRELEELFLSLEWSAGHFPDKLIIAMKNFKTVFSAWDGEDLVGLACAMDDGIMNAYVHYLLVKPEYQLKGIGKELLNRITTHYKDYMRIVVVAYSDEIKFYEYCGFEKADDASPMFITKLWA from the coding sequence ATGGATGGAATTGTATATAAAAATACACATAATTTTAGTAAAAGAGAACTCGAAGAGTTATTTTTATCTCTGGAATGGTCAGCAGGTCATTTTCCAGATAAACTGATAATTGCAATGAAAAACTTCAAAACAGTCTTTTCAGCATGGGATGGTGAAGACCTTGTTGGTTTGGCATGTGCTATGGATGACGGTATAATGAATGCATATGTTCATTATTTGCTTGTAAAACCGGAATATCAGTTAAAAGGAATTGGAAAAGAATTGCTGAATAGAATTACAACTCATTATAAAGATTACATGCGTATAGTTGTAGTTGCATATAGTGATGAAATTAAGTTTTATGAATATTGCGGATTTGAAAAAGCAGATGATGCAAGTCCAATGTTTATAACTAAACTATGGGCTTAG
- a CDS encoding alpha/beta hydrolase yields the protein MVLFRGDIKCKSLQRRTSISVILPADNIHFLSDTEEIVPQPYKTLYLLHGLYGSDDIFLANTSIQKFAEDHGIAIVIPCGENSFYLDNKKAHAYYGEYVGQELLDITRNIFPLSDNREDTFIAGFSMGGYGAIRNGLKYSKNFSKIGMISAALITDEIVDYTDDDNVLWSNSFYKSCFGDLDKIKNSDKDPKYLIENTADIPDIFMACGVDDFLYDKNVEFYEFLESKDINAEFMQSPGEHTWDFCDRYVKEFIKRL from the coding sequence ATGGTATTATTCAGAGGAGATATCAAGTGTAAAAGCTTGCAAAGACGTACATCAATTAGTGTGATATTGCCTGCTGATAATATTCACTTCTTAAGTGATACAGAAGAGATAGTTCCTCAACCCTATAAAACATTATATCTGCTCCATGGACTGTATGGTAGTGATGATATATTTCTTGCAAATACTTCTATTCAAAAATTTGCAGAAGATCATGGAATAGCTATTGTAATTCCATGTGGGGAAAATAGTTTTTATTTGGATAATAAAAAAGCTCATGCATATTATGGTGAATATGTTGGTCAGGAACTTTTAGATATTACAAGAAATATTTTCCCATTATCTGATAATAGGGAAGATACATTTATTGCAGGTTTTTCAATGGGGGGTTATGGGGCTATTAGAAATGGTCTTAAGTACTCAAAAAACTTCTCAAAAATTGGTATGATTTCAGCAGCATTAATAACTGATGAAATTGTTGATTATACAGATGATGATAATGTGTTATGGTCAAATTCATTTTATAAATCATGTTTTGGTGATTTGGATAAAATTAAAAATTCGGATAAAGATCCCAAATATTTAATTGAAAATACTGCCGATATTCCAGATATTTTCATGGCATGTGGTGTTGATGACTTTTTATATGATAAAAATGTTGAATTTTATGAGTTTTTAGAGTCAAAAGATATTAATGCTGAATTTATGCAGTCTCCGGGTGAACACACTTGGGATTTTTGCGATAGGTATGTTAAAGAATTTATTAAAAGGTTATAA
- a CDS encoding CTP synthase — protein sequence MERIFLTKYIIITGGVVSSIGKGITSASMGRILRSYGLNVSAIKIDPYLNWDSGTLNPYQHGEVFVTSDGMETDLDLGHYERFLDVELKGLANITTGKVYESVIAKEREGGYLGECVQVIPHITNRIKEMIRENSESADYDVVLVELGGTVGDIESQPFLEALRQLRNEEGRENVMFVHVTFIPYLDAAGEFKTKPTQHSTKELRSVGINPDVIVCRSQKPIDDGLRGKIAHFCDVDFEAVVNTPDADTIYEVPLVLEEHSIGELIVKRIGLNIKPDSSKLNEWREVVKSLKIKEPKVNIGIIGKYVELEDSYISIRESLLHAAASIGVKANIIYLSSDVEELDQDAMSELDGILIPGGFGERGFEGKLDAIEYAIENNVPLFGICLGMQSMVTQFARRNGFSGANSSEFDDDLKFPVIDMMEEQKKIKNMGGTMRLGSYGCKIIEGTKTYEAYGESDIEERHRHRYEFNNDYRDGLQEKGLIISGTSPDDFLVEIIELPNHPWAVGCQFHPEFKSRPNRPHPLFKAFLEAIHDYSKN from the coding sequence ATGGAGAGGATTTTTCTGACAAAGTATATTATTATAACTGGTGGGGTAGTTAGTTCCATAGGTAAGGGTATTACATCCGCATCTATGGGAAGGATTTTAAGATCTTATGGTTTAAACGTTTCAGCTATTAAAATAGATCCGTATTTAAACTGGGATTCTGGAACACTCAACCCATATCAGCATGGTGAAGTATTTGTAACTAGTGATGGTATGGAAACTGATTTGGATCTCGGTCACTACGAAAGATTTTTGGATGTTGAACTTAAAGGATTAGCTAATATTACTACTGGTAAAGTTTACGAATCAGTCATTGCTAAAGAAAGAGAAGGTGGATATTTAGGTGAATGTGTACAAGTTATTCCACATATTACTAATCGTATTAAAGAAATGATTAGGGAAAACTCTGAAAGCGCTGATTATGATGTTGTTTTAGTTGAACTCGGTGGTACTGTCGGAGATATTGAGAGCCAACCTTTCCTTGAAGCATTAAGACAACTCAGAAATGAGGAAGGTCGTGAAAATGTTATGTTTGTCCATGTTACATTTATTCCCTACCTGGATGCAGCTGGAGAATTCAAAACAAAACCAACTCAGCACTCTACAAAAGAATTAAGAAGTGTTGGAATTAACCCTGATGTTATTGTATGCAGGTCACAAAAACCAATTGATGATGGTTTAAGAGGAAAAATCGCTCATTTCTGTGATGTTGACTTTGAAGCTGTTGTAAATACTCCTGATGCTGATACAATTTATGAAGTTCCTTTAGTCTTGGAAGAACACAGCATTGGTGAATTAATCGTTAAAAGAATAGGATTAAATATTAAACCTGATTCTTCTAAATTAAATGAATGGAGGGAAGTGGTTAAATCTTTAAAAATTAAAGAACCTAAAGTTAATATTGGTATTATAGGTAAATATGTGGAGCTTGAAGATTCATATATTAGTATCAGAGAATCACTACTCCATGCAGCGGCAAGCATTGGTGTTAAAGCTAATATTATATATTTAAGCTCTGATGTTGAAGAATTGGATCAGGATGCCATGTCTGAACTGGATGGTATTCTAATTCCTGGAGGATTCGGTGAACGTGGTTTTGAAGGTAAATTGGATGCAATTGAATATGCAATTGAAAATAATGTGCCTTTGTTTGGAATTTGCCTTGGAATGCAATCTATGGTGACTCAATTTGCAAGGAGAAATGGTTTTTCTGGTGCAAATAGTTCCGAATTTGATGATGACTTAAAATTCCCAGTTATTGATATGATGGAAGAGCAAAAGAAAATCAAAAACATGGGCGGAACAATGCGTTTAGGATCTTATGGTTGTAAAATAATTGAAGGTACCAAAACTTATGAAGCTTATGGTGAAAGTGATATCGAGGAACGTCACAGACACAGGTATGAATTTAATAATGATTATAGGGATGGTTTACAAGAAAAAGGTTTAATTATTTCTGGAACAAGTCCTGATGACTTTTTAGTTGAAATTATTGAGTTGCCAAATCATCCATGGGCTGTTGGTTGCCAATTCCATCCGGAATTTAAATCAAGACCAAATAGGCCTCATCCATTATTTAAAGCATTTTTAGAAGCTATTCATGATTATTCTAAAAATTAA
- a CDS encoding diphthine--ammonia ligase: MNVAVLFSGGKDSTMALYNALDSKEDVKYLLSMKSRNDESYMFHVPNIHLTDLLSQAFDIPIMSVETDGIKEDELKDLKQAFENLKDLGVEAIYTGALYSQYQKSRIEQLCDEVGLVAISPYWHVDELEYMRKIVSLGFKIIISGVAAWGLDESWLGRIIDDETIDELMEIHEKYHVDLAFEGGEAETLAIDGPIFKKRIKILKYKKEWHNDSGVYIIEDAVLEEKMNL; the protein is encoded by the coding sequence ATGAATGTTGCAGTTTTATTTTCAGGTGGAAAAGATAGTACGATGGCATTATATAATGCTTTAGATTCGAAAGAAGATGTTAAATATCTTCTTTCTATGAAATCCAGGAATGATGAATCATATATGTTTCATGTTCCTAATATCCATTTAACTGATTTGTTGTCACAAGCTTTCGATATTCCAATAATGTCTGTTGAAACTGATGGGATTAAAGAAGATGAACTTAAAGATTTAAAGCAGGCATTCGAAAATCTCAAAGATTTAGGTGTTGAAGCTATATATACTGGTGCACTCTATTCACAATATCAAAAATCAAGAATTGAACAGTTATGTGATGAAGTTGGACTTGTTGCTATTTCTCCTTATTGGCATGTCGATGAATTGGAGTATATGAGAAAAATAGTGTCTTTAGGCTTTAAAATTATAATAAGTGGAGTTGCAGCTTGGGGTTTAGATGAATCATGGCTTGGAAGAATAATCGATGATGAAACCATTGATGAATTAATGGAAATTCATGAAAAATATCATGTTGATTTAGCTTTTGAGGGTGGTGAAGCTGAAACATTAGCTATTGATGGTCCTATTTTTAAAAAAAGAATTAAAATCTTAAAATATAAAAAAGAATGGCATAATGACAGTGGTGTTTACATTATTGAAGATGCAGTTTTAGAGGAAAAAATGAATTTATAA
- a CDS encoding double zinc ribbon domain-containing protein → MKCPECGNELDEDNYCSECMEFIDNPIGGRLCPYCGEELDEDNYCNSCMQYYYEEENTQELEEIDYDSMVNNGDSICLNCTFWSVSPYGSAHGMICRKGQISDGPGDSCGLFVQEYNFANYGDAGQYQFNETNRAISNKLYHWKNSG, encoded by the coding sequence ATGAAATGTCCTGAATGTGGTAATGAACTGGATGAGGATAATTACTGTAGTGAATGTATGGAATTTATAGATAATCCCATTGGAGGCAGGCTTTGTCCATATTGTGGTGAGGAATTGGATGAAGATAATTATTGTAATAGTTGCATGCAGTATTATTATGAAGAAGAAAATACACAAGAACTTGAAGAAATAGATTATGATTCTATGGTAAATAATGGTGATTCAATTTGTTTAAACTGTACTTTTTGGTCTGTAAGTCCTTATGGGTCGGCTCATGGAATGATTTGTAGAAAAGGTCAGATATCTGATGGTCCTGGAGATTCATGCGGGTTATTTGTCCAAGAATATAATTTTGCAAACTATGGTGATGCAGGTCAATATCAATTTAATGAAACAAATCGTGCAATTTCAAATAAATTATATCATTGGAAAAATAGCGGGTAA